The sequence TACCTCATTATTTGGAAATCGAACGCAGGTTGCATTACCTACCTGCTTAgtcaatatttaaataaaaaatattcaaataaaattctgaaGTAGAAGCATTATTTTGTTAggttgcgcatatacatacatatgtgcataccatacatatatatatttttttcttcactcctCTCGTgagcatagggtctcgacaaggcttgtcttgcgttggtgaGTAGGTGATTAGCAAAAACAGGTTTTTACctgattgtttataaaaaaaacacttgggTTTTAGTTTGGTTGAGTGCATTACTGATAACTAaactttatttctttaaaaaatacttaTGAATGTATTCTTATGAACgaacattttagttttttttatatttcgaataCAGTAGAGGCTATAACTATTAGCCTGCCGAtaccagtcctaagtggtggaaatgtccacctgtcgttgcttaggaacaacgccctctttactgcttggagcgtcaatgtttcacatttttctgaagaaggatcgcacagatggtagaggcagagaatgttaatggaattcCATTGGAGAAATGGAAACCAAGGAGAACCAAGGAAACCATCCCTGTACTCAATTTTTTCCTGGCGAATTTGATAGAAGTAATGTCGTCACAGAAAATAAATTAACCAATCTTCGTGTGAAAGTTGCATATTCGTGAATCAATCAttggatattttaatttttaaattatataattgacgcgtatacccttttcagtggtttggcggagctcctttaaattaaaaaaaatcaaatttcgtCGGGCGGCTGATTCGGCTTTGTTGCCAGACTAAAAAAAACGAGACCAGTATCTCACTTTAATTAGAAAAATGAGAGAGTtccatattatattatataatcgtTATCAATCTCCCCCCTAAAAatcgaacaaaaacaaaaattaaaagttatgatATTTGTTACACAttacatcagtggcgccagcaagaggaatcGGGCAACTGCGGTagggtatgttcaacaatgcattataatgcgcaacataccatttcagagtgagcagtgcgttcaaaaatgcaaatatggcagtactgcaaatgcaacgcgttcttaaacatcatttttgtatcaaaagtcgtgcattatttgcagcaaaaattttcacactgccaataaatacgctagtacaatgtctgatgaaaagtgggtatttaattatttattttagtttttaatacaaaaattgatgaaaaatacgatatttaaactttattttattatacttttcttggttttagtgattactttagtacatcggagataaaattactgctcagagtccgactgagcatggagaaTGAGTTCACATCGGGAAGGAGGAAAAAGAGCGTGCTCTAGGCTAAGGTcgtagatgaagtaaaaaaagttaataaagatttaaaaatagatagcaacatcgcccagcgaaaattttctaatttactcaTCACATATGTataagcgaataaaaaaaagatattaaacttttgacaagatatgtccttcttttaagctttacacggtttttttttcttaaatttaataaaagactatcggttttttcctcacatacatcgtccatgaccaaacttagtaacaattccattttactgcacagcgcgttcataaatgcaacaaatctatttgcaatttttcaacaaatctatcagttgcatgaattgtcacattgacagtgctgccagcgctgcaagtactgcgcattataatgcgtttccgAACATAGccgtaatagcgcagacacatcaACTCTAACGAAGTCCTCAAcaatctgtgtgatccttctggcagaaaaatgtaaaacacagatggcgctccaagcagtaaaaaGACGTTGTTCCTAAGTTtaagactggtagcggcaggctgatcacctaccctgtcagaaatcaaatagattaacgtagCGAACGCAACACAaatgtcttgtcgaggccccatgctcccgagaggagtgagagaaaaaaaaacataagaacTTCATAGTAAATAAGAACATCAgataaaaacacaaacaagtttactttttattaatcttATAGCAGAATTCACTTTATTTTCAACGATTGATGCGcggtaaatttttcaaaattaaaattcaaactttaTTCCATTTGTTCGAGTTGATTATATGTTGCTCCGAAGTAAAAGTATGACAACTATAAACCGTATACATTATTGATAATTATAGATACGATTACATACCAAATTTGCGAATTTTCAACTTAAATATCTATgaacttcattttcatttaaatgaaatgtaGCTGTTAGTTATAATCTAGCCAATTATTTCGAAAAGCAAATAGATCTAAAATTATTTTGCCAATTAATGTATCGATTTGAAAGGCATTTCGTTTTTCAGGGAATGAAGGCACAcacatattttgatttgaacaaattttcctataaataaaaaaagtatatttaaaataatttataagcaATTTTTAAGTTAATATCATACTTACAAAACTTCGCTAataggtattttatttttaaaatactctTGCAATCTGAATGCCCCAAATATCTTTGTAGCCACTGCCACCATGCAAAATTGATCGGGATTCCTGTTGTACAGAATTACGAAAGTCAGTTTGTCACACTTCAAGCAGGGCTCAACTACTTTTGAAACGGCTTCACGAAGCCAATCTTGtggatattttcgaaatactgAGTCTGAATGCGATAGATAAacagcaaaaaattgtttttccaaaCAAGAAAACTTATAATCTCGTTGTCCGTCCGAAACGTACTGTTTCTTTGTGTCAACTCGTTTCGAAGCGTTGTCTTTTTGAATCGTAtgaacaaagtttgaaaattttccttCATTCCAACTTATAACGgaattgaatgaatttataaatttgttcgGTACTGCCTTAGGACGTAAACCGATGTTAAATGGCTTTATAAAACCACATATCTGATCTTCGATAGCaaatactctttccaatgtatCAAACAAACGCGATGCTGCAGTTAAAAAAGTGTTGGTGCGTCGCCACTTGTCTAGGCTGCCACAATTCTGCAAGAAATTCATATAGGCGCTATAAAAATATTGCCGTGATTTAAAGAGCAGTTGAGCAGTGGTATGttccattttcatttcaatcCAGTCATCAATATAGAAAATTGACATTGTAGCTTCTTTATCAGTCGCAATATGATTTCCCGGACCTTGATAGTTGCCATAATTACTAAGAGGACAAACGTTTGTCGAATGTATCTTCGGTGGACCTAAAAAGCACACAATGTTGAGTGACTACTTTTCGTAATAATTACATATTCCTTAAATTCTGGGCGCCATtctttttgtacaaaataataaaatgtgcacACATGACCTTTAAACGGCATAAGGTTGCATATGAAATATCTTCTCATCAGaaaagtattatattattactataaaaaaattatttcattttgataTCTCATGTTAACCGATGTGTCACACAGATTATATACATAcgcatattatatataaaagtgtATAAAATATTTCGATTAAAATTATTCTACACTTTATTGCGATAGTAACATTTTCAAGGATCTCGACTTTAGATTTTGGAGTTATTTAAGATACATTTTTGAGTGCGTCAATTTATTGGACCTCTAGTCTACATTTTACTACAACATGGTTCTGATTGAATACTTAGTCTTGTGcacatttctaattttaatattcatatttttgaacaaaataaattaagcatACCTGCAAACATAGCAACAGTTAATGGCGATACCAAGGAACAACATCGGATGCTGATACGGTTAGCactattaatttcatttccatACACAATCCAGTTGGAGGGAAATGATCGTGCATTGGAGTTTAGCGGCTCCAAGGCGAGTTCTCGAAGAATGGATGCTGGATGTATGACAAGCTCCTTAGAGCTATTGCATTTAAGACGCCCTTCAAATGTGTCGACGATGCAAAGACAAGGGTAAAGACCAGCCGCAAGCGTTGCCTTAATCATGGGCCAACTATTTgactttaaatttatataatgcATGCTCAATTGCCCTTGGTTGTGTATAAGCTGTGATGAACGTAATGCGCCCACTAAATGTGTGCGTATGTcgcaaactttttccaaaattccaTTTAGCACATAATCATGTTCGTCTATAAGCACCATTTCTGGATTATCGTCTCGCAAATTGTTTTGCCATTCTTGATATAATCGTAGATATATTAAATGATCCGAAAGTATACTTTCTGCTAGACGTTTTCGCTCTTCCTTTACTTTGGCACGGACCTCTTCAAAAGCGGCGTGATTTTTATTATCTATCTCGCTGGGCAATTCCAATGGATCAAAAGTTGATAAAAAACTGACTATTGTTAGTACGGGATCCAGGCATTGTAAAAGTATTGCAAATACGAGTAGTTTTCCTAACTGGCAATCGATTGGAACATCTATTAGCCGACATCCTAACCATGTCACGTCTTCTAGTTCATCAAATACgtatattttcttcaaactttcGACTGtattgtgtatgtgtataaagGGTGCTTTCGAAATTGTTGATTGCAAATATTCCGCAACCATTGTATGCGGTGATAATAATTTTACAGTTAAACAAATTCGATCCAGCGGCATTGTTAATAAATCCGCTGTATAGGTATTAGACAAACTTTCGACCAGAAAAGTGGGAATAAAACGAAAGCATAATACGCGCTCACCTAAGAGTTAGAAACTAGtattgagaaaaatttaaataattgaatatttctCCGTACCTTGACGACTAGTTAAACGTGCACGATTTTCAAGTGCTTCTTTAGCTACCCATTCATAAGCAACCTCCTTACAAGTCGCATCTGCATTATATTTGGTGCGTCGTGTTCTTGccaaatcaattatatat is a genomic window of Anastrepha ludens isolate Willacy chromosome 6, idAnaLude1.1, whole genome shotgun sequence containing:
- the LOC128866648 gene encoding benign gonial cell neoplasm protein, with the translated sequence MIRNIVHQYIFEQLMHFKDGNRCCQKFCGSFRSTERLIFTEYAFKLGYNCRPLLHNGIEFIKIFKKDCLHFMNQIPELRLTPHTEKELFMLQRESDFIGSQLEMQMSPEFFSPNCARPSIPPHRFSLGLKQSMARQNIRGQQCFQDKCSLKPYKIHLLEAVRRSRVLIVNGDCIFEKSTGLPMYIIENCAERRAHCKIICVEREQLLAIHNSEKLSEYLGEKVGNTVAFQIHLQSRISEGSNLIYTTSSFLLRVLMGQSIVDSFRHISHIVVCDVHRHEAFTDLLLCELRAALRCHAHLKIILLSNSEHNSDFLEYFGEGEVFQLEFPSDSALQTFNVFHIEDIQRVLEKDHLNTQLSYTNYTNMSRMIYGNYFNVDRILENYELTGADQVFESFLYMVQGENISIDYRHSITGKTAIIIAAKLGNVAHIKILLDKFADPCIMDKQNLNALSNAIAGGNMKSVELLSSVPNLKNRNPSTLDYSLVMDLIKVLMLSTKWEPGNIVIIVADYEQLLRMNYWVLRCKMIGDIPQQVVLYMLHNNIEKDHLDKVIEGTPECINVIIATDIIESVIPKYPLKYIIDLARTRRTKYNADATCKEVAYEWVAKEALENRARLTSRQGERVLCFRFIPTFLVESLSNTYTADLLTMPLDRICLTVKLLSPHTMVAEYLQSTISKAPFIHIHNTVESLKKIYVFDELEDVTWLGCRLIDVPIDCQLGKLLVFAILLQCLDPVLTIVSFLSTFDPLELPSEIDNKNHAAFEEVRAKVKEERKRLAESILSDHLIYLRLYQEWQNNLRDDNPEMVLIDEHDYVLNGILEKVCDIRTHLVGALRSSQLIHNQGQLSMHYINLKSNSWPMIKATLAAGLYPCLCIVDTFEGRLKCNSSKELVIHPASILRELALEPLNSNARSFPSNWIVYGNEINSANRISIRCCSLVSPLTVAMFAGPPKIHSTNVCPLSNYGNYQGPGNHIATDKEATMSIFYIDDWIEMKMEHTTAQLLFKSRQYFYSAYMNFLQNCGSLDKWRRTNTFLTAASRLFDTLERVFAIEDQICGFIKPFNIGLRPKAVPNKFINSFNSVISWNEGKFSNFVHTIQKDNASKRVDTKKQYVSDGQRDYKFSCLEKQFFAVYLSHSDSVFRKYPQDWLREAVSKVVEPCLKCDKLTFVILYNRNPDQFCMVAVATKIFGAFRLQEYFKNKIPISEVLKICSNQNMCVPSFPEKRNAFQIDTLIGKIILDLFAFRNNWLDYN